Proteins encoded in a region of the Quercus lobata isolate SW786 chromosome 8, ValleyOak3.0 Primary Assembly, whole genome shotgun sequence genome:
- the LOC115955115 gene encoding aspartic proteinase nepenthesin-2-like isoform X2: protein MLMPGWTFSQLIKAIVVGGEVLNISEETWNLSPEGAGGTIIDSGTTLSYFTEPADEIIKEAFVKKVKGYPLLEDFPILSPCYNVSRVEKIELPEFEIHFADGAVWNFLVENYFILLELEGIVCLAIMGTSRSSLSIIGNYQQQNFHIWYDIKKSRLGYAPMKCADV, encoded by the exons ATGTTGATGCCTGGTTGGACCTTCAGCCAGCTG ATTAAAGCAATTGTGGTTGGAGGAGAGGTGCTTAACATATCAGAGGAGACTTGGAATTTGTCACCAGAAGGAGCTGGTGGTACGATAATCGATTCTGGTACCACCCTAAGTTATTTTACAGAACCTGCTGATGAGATTATCAAGGAGGCATTTGTGAAGAAGGTTAAAGGGTACCCGTTATTAGAAGACTTTCCCATTCTGAGTCCTTGTTACAATGTGTCTAGAGTTGAGAAGATAGAGCTGCCTGAATTTGAAATTCATTTTGCAGATGGAGCTGTGTGGAATTTCCTAGTTGAGAATTACTTTATCCTGCTTGAACTAGAGGGTATTGTTTGTTTGGCAATTATGGGAACTAGTCGTTCCAGTCTTTCAATAATTGGAAACTACCAGCAGCAGAATTTTCACATCTGGTATGACATAAAGAAGTCTAGGCTGGGATATGCTCCAATGAAGTGTGCTGATGTTTGA
- the LOC115955115 gene encoding aspartyl protease family protein 2-like isoform X1 produces the protein MIIIVLFDESFHSENYPYVMYCLVDRNSDTNVSNKLIFGEDKDLLSHPNLNFTSFVVGKKNLVDTFYYLQIKAIVVGGEVLNISEETWNLSPEGAGGTIIDSGTTLSYFTEPADEIIKEAFVKKVKGYPLLEDFPILSPCYNVSRVEKIELPEFEIHFADGAVWNFLVENYFILLELEGIVCLAIMGTSRSSLSIIGNYQQQNFHIWYDIKKSRLGYAPMKCADV, from the coding sequence ATGATAATAATTGTGctttttgatgaatcttttcaTTCTGAGAACTATCCATATGTTATGTATTGTCTTGTGGATAGAAATAGTGACACAAATGTTAGCAACAAGTTGATTTTTGGAGAAGACAAGGACCTTTTGAGTCATCCCAATCTGAATTTTACTTCATTTGTTGTTGGTAAAAAGAATCTGGTTGATACATTCTACTATCTTCAGATTAAAGCAATTGTGGTTGGAGGAGAGGTGCTTAACATATCAGAGGAGACTTGGAATTTGTCACCAGAAGGAGCTGGTGGTACGATAATCGATTCTGGTACCACCCTAAGTTATTTTACAGAACCTGCTGATGAGATTATCAAGGAGGCATTTGTGAAGAAGGTTAAAGGGTACCCGTTATTAGAAGACTTTCCCATTCTGAGTCCTTGTTACAATGTGTCTAGAGTTGAGAAGATAGAGCTGCCTGAATTTGAAATTCATTTTGCAGATGGAGCTGTGTGGAATTTCCTAGTTGAGAATTACTTTATCCTGCTTGAACTAGAGGGTATTGTTTGTTTGGCAATTATGGGAACTAGTCGTTCCAGTCTTTCAATAATTGGAAACTACCAGCAGCAGAATTTTCACATCTGGTATGACATAAAGAAGTCTAGGCTGGGATATGCTCCAATGAAGTGTGCTGATGTTTGA